A genomic region of Saccopteryx bilineata isolate mSacBil1 chromosome 1, mSacBil1_pri_phased_curated, whole genome shotgun sequence contains the following coding sequences:
- the OR10Q1 gene encoding olfactory receptor 10Q1, which translates to MFARSLVLNQTRPAEFVFRAFTAVPEFQVLLFLLFLLLYLLILCGNTAIIWAVCTHSSLRTPMYFFLCNLSFIEISYTTVVVPLMLSNLFGARKPISLAGCGTQMFFFLTLGGADCFLLAIMAYDRYVAICHPLHYTLIMTQKLCIQMVACAVVLALYLSLQLTSLIFTLPFCGDLREINHFLCDVPPVLRLACADIRVHQAVLYVVSILVLTVPFILISVSYVFITLAILRIRSAEGRRRAFSTCSSHLTVVLLQYGFCALVYLRPQSSASVDEDRQFALIYTFVTPLLNPLIYTLRNKDVKDALKKAFNSKGTAEAL; encoded by the coding sequence ATGTTTGCTAGGAGTCTGGTTCTCAACCAGACCCGCCCCGCTGAGTTTGTGTTCCGGGCCTTCACCGCCGTCCCTGAATTCCAggtgcttctcttcctcctcttcctcctcctctacctGCTGATCCTTTGTGGCAACACGGCCATCATCTGGGCGGTGTGCACACACAGCTCCCTGCGCACACcaatgtatttcttcctgtgcaACTTGTCCTTCATAGAGATCAGCTACACCACCGTGGTGGTGCCCCTGATGCTCTCCAATCTCTTTGGAGCCCGGAAGCCCATTTCTCTGGCTGGCTGCGGGACccaaatgttcttttttcttacgCTCGGTGGCGCCGACTGTTTTCTCTTGGCAATTATGGCCTACGATCGCTATGTGGCCATCTGCCACCCGCTGCACTACACCCTCATCATGACCCAGAAACTGTGCATCCAGATGGTGGCCTGTGCTGTGGTCCTGGCCCTCTACCTGTCCCTGCAGCTCACATCCCTAATCTTCACCTTGCCCTTCTGCGGGGACCTCCGGGAAATAAACCACTTCCTCTGCGATGTGCCCCCGGTCCTGCGGCTGGCCTGCGCTGACATCCGCGTGCACCAGGCTGTCCTGTACGTCGTGAGCATCCTCGTGCTGACGGTCCCCTTCATCCTTATCTCTGTCTCCTACGTTTTCATCACCTTGGCCATCCTGCGCATCCGTTCCGCTGAGGGTCGGCGCCGGGCCTTCTCCACCTGCTCCTCTCACCTCACCGTGGTCTTGCTGCAGTATGGCTTCTGTGCCTTGGTCTACCTGCGTCCCCAGTCCAGCGCCTCGGTGGATGAGGATCGACAATTTGCCCTCATTTACACCTTTGTCACCCCCTTACTCAACCCGCTGATTTACACCCTTAGAAACAAGGATGTCAAAGATGCCCTAAAGAAGGCCTTCAATAGCAAAGGAACAGCTGAAGCTCTCTGA